A stretch of DNA from Cryptomeria japonica chromosome 4, Sugi_1.0, whole genome shotgun sequence:
aacttcctacgcatctctttaccaagtagggcacccaccacatctccagacttcaaaacaatagaagtactggTGATAGCCATAATAAAAGAATCCCACAAATTAGACAAAGAGCAAAGAAAGATATAGAATTTCTCCTCTTCATCAATCTTGACaccaacaaataccaattgagccaccaacatattaaatgcttccttGTGGTCTgtaatttgtccaccctcttccattctcaaggaatacaatttcttcatcaagaaaatctgattcaataaagatttttcttgatatatttcaccaagcttagtccatagcttctttgcagaattctcttcatggacattgatcagaacagagtTTTCCAAACATAATATTATTAGACCCTTGACTTTATGGTCCATAAAATCATATTGAGCAGTTGCAATACGATCTGAGGgccttgagacattcacatcaaaaGCATCCCAcgaatctcgatctattagcatatcctccatctttagcttccacatctcaaaattacatccaaaaaatttctccacctctattctccatGGTAAATTTTCCATCTTAAAAttattgcaacaagatcaaaaagtatcttttgcacaagctcccactcaaatctgaaatagttcaaaaaacccaacaacccacaactaaaatcAAAAGTGATTAGGCttcgataccacttgtaaggaagttaagtagcataacaacttcctacactagccttgagaggagggtaatgcaaaaaaaattacaaatcataACAAtaattatagaaacttaacagaaatagacataataacatgcataccacaacacaatgatttacatggggaaaaccctttccagagagaaccccacactccaaaagaaactcaatatattattcaacaattaataacatattacaatatagtTACAAaacaagctcttcataggagtgccactaataagagattcacaggtaactcaatagccataagactcttacacacaacctctatctcacacacctaatatataggagatacaatagagGAAATTATCAAaccatattacaaaaccatgggctaaagccACTCAATAAAGTAGAGCCGACCTTAATCCCCATTCTAGATgctctatgatgtgtcaaaacacacatcaacacatgtcactCCCTTTTAAAGcccatttatgtgtccgatgcattTTATATCTCCTATTTCAGGATTCTacacttccagaggccataacttatgAACTGGGTGTccaattgatgaaccgtttgatgcGTCAAAAatctcatgaagttctctatcaccttatAATTTGGTACATTGGTTTTTCCCACTTTTTAAGGCATTTTGGatggtctaaagtcctcaaaatttaatttaaacctttcatcacaaccTTCAAAAATAGAAAcactaatatcttcaaaactagttacgATCTTGTGACAAAAATTTACTAGCATGCTTCTCTAGCTAATCTGAAGATTTCAGGAGGATTTCaaaccattttgtgctcaaacaaaaacttactataaatagtaacctcatgtaaatgcaaggtttagACACCATTTTACTAACTCTCTTCGCTAGTTGGACATGTTATGCCTTGCCTTTGGTTCTGGTCAAGGGAacctcttggttttggattttgtttattttttgtgtgTTGGTAGATGGTAGTACACCCTAGAATGGTGTTTTGAATCAGTGTGGATCTTTGGAACCtatgaatgtaataaagaacctcttgtaaggtcagttggctctaggtcatttataaacctagtgaCCAAATCTGAACATGGGTTCACCTAGGGTAGGAGATATGTTGTTAAGTTGTCCCCTAATTTTTTTTAGGATTAGGATTGGTCTACAAGTCCATTAAGGACTTTGGAAtgtcaaaattgaaaagttgtcaaaagatgtaaaaagttgcaaaagttgctaagcaacatttccccACCGATTGGAAAAGAAGTTCCAACAGTTCTAACTAGTTTAAAATCAGTTTTAGCCATTGGGGGAAGGCCGATTGTTCCTTATAGATCATCTATGAGTTTGTTGGATAATGAATGTAAGAAATTGGTGGTTTAAATAAACAAAAACTCAGATTTTGCCCATTTTCACTAGTTTTTTGTATTGTACGATCTAATAGAGCATTGGTTGGCATGAATttttgaattggttggattgtgGTGTGAGTGCAGGTTTGAATGCAAGTGGTCTGACTCAAATTGGTGGAGTTTGGAGCAAGTTGTAGGTAGTTTATCAAAAATTGTCACTCAAGGACCCTGTACATAGGGTTTCACCAAAAACATGACCCTAACCTGCAAATCCTGTTGAGGAACTCATCGGACCTTTGGGAAATGTAGGTTGAGAGTTTGCATATTTTTATTCCAAAGGGGTGGAATCTAGGAGTGATTTTTGGTGTGGTTTCCACCATACGCtaggttaaacaaaaccatgtgtttAGCCTAGCCTTGAGGAGGAATGAGAGAACAGTCACCTAAGGAGAGTTTGGGAACTAGTACAAGGGTGGTTTTGGTTCATTAGATACCTAAGGAACATGCCCAAGGGGTGACTTATATTCTACAACCTCGTTcttaagtagttgctttggaaaatgtacctaattaggcctattaggtctgccaacccagtaggtgcttaggggtgaTGGAGCAAGTTCATAACTCTATCTCTAGGAATTGGATGCAAGTCCCAAAAGGGTACtccaaaatgtaatttttttcctaGGTTTCTTTGAAGGAAATTTGAATTATTTGAGAAATACCATTtagatagggctacaaggaataggcctaattggggttTCCTTGACCCGGGTGCAGTAGGAAGTCTTCAAACTTGGGTGAAAGGCATAGGATGAGTGTCCTTGGTAGTCAAATAACCCTAACCCTCCTTAGAAAGTGTTGTGGTTGATTGAGTACATTAGTGTATGTGTAGAACCATAGTTGTGGGTTGAGATAAGCCTTGTTTAGGCTTAGAAGGGTGAATTGGGTCTTCTTACATTCTTGTTTCCCACTCTGCATCAGGTTCTACCATTTAATGAAATAAAACTCAATATTACAGGTAGTTGGTCTTGCCCAGCCTCTTTTATCTTTCCTTTGTTTTGTAATACATTTTTGTGTCATGATGATTTCCCATCCCTTGTTGAAGCCTTTAAGAAGTGACTTACTTGTAAAATAATATCAAATGAAAGATCATATGCACTATTTATTAAATTTTCTTCCTCGTTTATAGAATTTTTTTTGAGATaattatgtttggattttgaaataTATGCTTGAAATTTTAGGTCTATTGTTAAGATTTATTATGGAATTGGTCCCTACTTTGCATATTGTTCCACTCTATAGTTTTTTAAGTTATCTTATTTCATTCTATTGTAGTTTGATTTCTTAATGTAACACTTATATGCAACATGGTCTATCTTCAACCAATGATGATGATATTAAATATATTAGTGATAAGTATGGCCTATGGTTACTCCTATCCTTTTCCTAATAATTGTCAAATTCTTTGATGCATTTTTGGTGGGTTTACAACTTTCCTATTTTAGGATGACAAGGGTggattttggctccttttttataCTTTTTAGGTCACTACTCATTCTTTTGGATTTGATGTCTATGACTATCTGAATTATGTTAGTAATCATTATTTTGGAAGGAGGAAAACTTATGGGACATCAGCTGGGCCAACTAAGTCATCATGATAATATTCACCTAATTTTATAGAGGgttggaagaaaatattgaagctttTAAGGCAAGCAATTGATAATATGAAAGATTACACACCCAATTCTTTTTGTATGCAATAAAAATGGGATGATAAACTAATGCAAAACCAACAAAGATTCaatcacataaaaccctagttctataattaagatccaccatacaccaatgaagaacctaaaatatgaaaaatatacaAAATAGAAAGATAATACCATTGACATGCTTATTAGGTTTTGATcatcattgtttcctatctccattgatcttgctttgtatggttgctcttagattttgtattgtgcgCAAGAGCTCAACAGAGAatagattgtggttgtgtagatgcttgattgcttgattgcatGAAAGGTTGCATGAAGATTGATTCACTTGTTAGGGATATGTTCACATTATTTAGGGTTTGGaaaggatgaaaggatcctcttatatagagaataccttagaaatggagggataggattaagaggtgaaagggtaAATaatcagctaggattaaagggtaggtatcaaaaatgggaaaatattagagaggtggttagaggcaaattaagagatgaatgacaagtgtgaTGGAGGGAAAaatataatgaatgaattaaataactaaagatctatttaattaatagaagaaatgggaccAATTAgataagtaaaatatttatttaattttggagaaaggataatttaaataaataaataaaattatttaaattaggagaggctagaagaggataaatgaattaattaaataaataaacaaattttaATTTATAGATggtttaggataaaataattaaataaataaatattaatttaattacgctaggacaattttaggtgtctacacttttaaAATTAATTTGGTGAGAATTTTATTCCCTTTAGAATCACCATATGAAGAGCAACTAGAAAGCAATTTACGTCTTCAATGATGAAGGTGATGGGTGATACCTGCCTTAAAATGCTTATTGTTTCAAAAAAATTGGGTGTTAATGGAAGTCATTAAATGATGCCATATAGACTAGAAATTTTACTAGGTGATGAAGTTttataattacattaattctttgAATTGAAATATATAGGGTTGTCTGTTTAGCATATAACCTCTAGGAGCCAAGTTTAAGCGATAGGGTTTATTATTGAGGACCTATAGATCTGGGGGTTTAGCTTATAGGCTTTCAAACCTACGACCTCTTTATGGGGTTTACAATTGAGCTCATATAGAGTATAGGGTTTAGGATTGAGGGTATAAggtatagggttaagggtttaaTATATGGCCTCTAGGGCCTAGCTTTGAGGAAAAGGGTTGAGGGTGTAGGATTGACGATTGTGTGTGtacatagggttgagggtttagcataTAACCTCTATAGCCTACATTTTGGGTCATGGGTTGAAGGTTGAGGATATAGGGTTTAAGGTTGAGGGTTTATCATATAGACCTTAGGACCTAGGGCTGAAGGATAGGGTTTATAGGCTTGAGGTTATATGGTTTAGGGTTGAGCGATAGGGTTTATAGGGTTTAGGTTATATGATGATactaaatgaaactaaaaaacTTGAGGGATGCACAACAACCAATATGCTATGTTTTTCTTAAAAGAAAAAACACTTGTGTATATGAAGTGCATCTGATCCTCTTAACcttatccatttttgaaaaactttagtagtttagaaactaaatTTAGAGTGCTACAATTCTTGTTCCTTTGGTATCCTGAAATTTTGAGTGCATGAATCTCAAATTACTCTTCCAAGTTAAGGATTAGCtgattttggaaaaaaattgaccACTTTTGAGCCCCTTTTTATCTATCATTTTGGTGCACATACCCAAAGACAACATAAAAGATATAAAGTGTGTGTTTTCACCTCAAATGGCTGAAATTAAGTCATCAAAATGTGTTTCAGATTTATTTGAAGAAACACAAGAGCTTAGTGGAAGGGTACTAGTAGTTGCTATAGCTAACTTAACACAACTTAAGCTCCTAAACGATACATGAAGTTTGacaaattttttattgttgttgtatgtgacttaactgcttatcGCTATTGGTTTGGCTTCTAGGCAAAAACACTAATATGTGTGAGATTCattatgcacacaagggtcaaaaagtggttgTTTCAAAGTTTTCTCTCTCACATATTCACTATTACCTCATTAACTATTCATTTTGACAAACAAAAATTTGTGCACAATTGATCCAGTACCTGTGAACAAATACCCTAATAATTGTGCACTATTGGTACCAATAAAATTGCACAATTGTTCTAATAATTAACTTTTTTTTGAGCTATTAGAAATACCAACATACACCCATTGACCCGCTGGATAATTGGTTAGTGGACTTTTTATTACCAAAATCCAATAAATAATAATTGAAACATCGGTGATAACTCGACTGCTTCCCCAAATGCAAAGCAtctcaacaacaattttttttttcctccAAAACCCTTTTAAGAATCATAGTGTTCAGTTCTAGTTACAAATTCGGTCATGTCTCCTCAGATATAAATGTATAGAAATATATAAAACAAACGCTTTCACAATATTGTTAAATGGCAATCAATTTTATCTTACAATAGACGAAGAGTTCAAATAGAATGAGGGCAAGTAAATGACAGGCAATGAATTTATAAAAGTGAACTCAGACAGTTATTTAAATCGATTTAACAGGCgtagattttttgaaatttcaggcCTCAAAAGTGAAATTAGAGAGTTATTTAAATCGATTTAACAGGCGTGGCTTTTTTGAAATCGCAGGTCTCCCCAGATACAACGATTTCAAGACTAAATTAGTACGTTTTTCAAATCGACTTTCGCCATTTCCCTGATTTTGAATCACATTAACGTTTAAgcttcatcaaaattcaaattaaaacaacaaataaaaaatttaacaGGTACTTAATAATTTGTTGACAATATCGGAAGTACTTATTAGCATTCTAACGCAATATTCATCTAAAAGGATTCATCAATGTAATATAAAActattatataccataaaaatatgatAATACATAGAGAAGCCGCGGCTTCTACTATTCACTGATAACAACATTTCTAAGGAATCCATGTCTCCCATCAACAACGACACCAACATGTAGTAGGTAATACTACTATGGATAACTAGAATCTAAACCATCTCTCCTTTACTTACTATATATTATTTGCGCGCTTACTATCTGCAGCCTGGCTAAAGTCTGTACGATTGGTATTACACACATATGCATGATATGGAAATGTAAAGTGAGTAAAAACGGAATTGTGAACGTACAAAATATCTAATGAGTAGGATGAGGTGGAGGAGACTTATGCATGAGAGGAGGATTTTAGTGTCCATGCTTTGGTGGGGGCTTTACTAGTGGCTTGGGAGGAGATTTCTTCAAGGGAGGATGGGGTTGGCCATGGGGATTGAAGATGGGGGAACCTGGCTTGTCAAATGGAGGATGAGGTTTTTCATGGGAGAAAGAAGTGGGGTGTTCATTGATGGTACGAGGAAGCACCTTACCATGCACTGGTGGAGGCTTGGGAATGAGGGGTGGTTTCACTTTGGGAAGGGGAGGAGATTGATGAGCATTAGGGGGAGAAGAGAAGTGACCATCTTTCATGGGAGGTTTCTTTGCAAATGGAGCCTTGTGAAGTGGAGGTGGTTTTGGAATAAATGGAGATGCGGGGTGTGGTTGTGGCTTTGGAAGTGGAGGAGGCTGAGCACCTTTCATCGGAGGCTTCTTCTCAAATGGGGGCTTGTGAAGGGGTGGGGGCTTTGGAACAAAGGGAGAAGGATGGTGTGGTTGTGGTTTGTGAGGTGGCGGAGGAAGTGTAGGAGGGTGAGCTCCTGGTAAAGGCTTTCCATTGTGGTGGAAGGGAGGCAATGGTCTCTCCGATGAACACACGGACACAAATGCGAACAAGACGATAAGTAAAAGGGAATGATGAAGAGCCATCAACATTGTTGGTGGTGAATTGAAATGGTGCAAGGGTTGAAGAGTATTTATACACAACCAAGTGAAGGCAAGGTAAGTAGAAAGTTCCAACACGTGCTACTGTTGATTCTCAACTGCTTCATTTTATCTCTCTCGGTCCACAAtaaacaaattaaaaagaacactaATAGTTATAATAGTTATACGTGGCGTGAAGGACAGAAAGGTCAAGATTTGCGAGTCGGAGATTGTCCCACAAAATTGACTTGTTTTCACAGACGCGCGTATGATAAATTTAGTGTCTTATTCAGACACCAATTATCGCGGCGAAATAATCTTTCGGCATTTCACAAAGTCCAAATATTTGGCAGTTTCAACAGTTTGGCCGCGGCTTTAGCGTCTCCTTTAGGGAAAGGGGAAGACATTCTCACAGCTTAAACTCCACGAAAGGGAAAGTGAACGTTTGGCCATGTGAACATGCAAAAGATTTGGATCCACCCACAACAGCGTTTAGAAAACGTTTAATGGACTGTCTTATATTCTAAATCCTTGCCTTTAGCTTTCACATGTTGAATCGGGATGCTTTTTTTGATTTAAAAGGATTTTGATATTCGCACAACATTTCTAGACACGGAATATTGCTACACTTACGTTACCCTAATTCTTTATCCGCGTCTTCATTAATAAATTTGTATTCCTTTCATCGTACATTAGGCACATATTGAAAGAGCTAAAAGAAGTCATTCAGATGTATGCAACTCTCGGCCGAGGGCTTACGGTATCtaaattaaaacaaaatcattataaaagatacaactcaaGAAAGGGAAAATGGATTCTAATGAAGGATAAATGTTTGAAGATTGTTAGCAACAAGAATAATTAGGCTCTTATTTTTTTAtctaagtatgattgcacgtgatatgttaccaccatgaatgacaaggaacCCTCAAAAGATAAGCTATGAGTGACAcgtagtgaggagcaacataataggaatatGTGTTATTTAGAAGGTATGGGAAAATAGTGTAGATCATTGTCACTTGTAATTTGCATGATACTAGAAATGATAAGTTATTGAATTTTACAATCTAAGGCTTGACATTCAATAGTGGAATGGCTATGCATTTGATGATGcacacaaattaaataattttcatcattttgtttATAGTTTTTCCTTCATTTTGTTCAATGGAGAGTAATCAAGTTGGATTTAAGAAGTGCTAACAATATGCTCTCTCATTTACATAAAATTTAGGAGTAGGAAGCAATCCTTTCTCTTCATGGGAGGAAGACATAGATGCATTAGACAATGGAAGAGGGTATGCACACAAAGgaggaggttggaaacctaaaccCTTTTTGGAAAAGTGTCATCTTGTGAGCCTCAATGATTTATTCCATACATCTAAACCCTATCAACTATGTCCATGTTTAGAAATAATGCAAACACCAAGTCCATATTATTCTTCCCAGTCAAATGTAGGATCTTTAGTGGGTGTTAAAATGTGAAGAGAGGGCTCACTCTTAGTTTCAAATGGATTGAAGTCTAAAGAGCCTCAATCATTATCAAGAAAAGTGTTAGAAGGAGAAGTGGTAGCTTAGATAAATTAAACACAAGGCTCCTTCGAAGATTCATATTTGGATTGTAGAACTTTATATTCTCCATTAAAGGAGGGTGTAAAGTTTAATGCACCACAATATTTCTCTAAGACAACATTTTCAATAGGACAATATGTTGTAAAAAGAATCATAGTTTTGAAGATAGATATCCATCCTACTTCTTCTTGGGCATCACTATATGAATTAGGATCATCCTTGATTGTGTAAATTTCAATTTCTTGTATGAATTTTATTGTGTGGTGAAGGGTAGAAGGGACTACTTGCAcaacatgaatccatggtctacttAGAAGAAGATTGTATCTAAGGGTATCAAGAATTACACGTATAGGCATGGGTAAAGTCATGAATCCCAGCATAATAGTTAATGTGGTTCTACCTACTAATTgtctagcaacattatcaaagccatcaATAGAGAGATTGAATTAGGTTGAATTAGAGAGGTATCCATATCAATCTTATGTAACAAGTCTATGCTAAAAACATTAATACCTAAGCCATTATAATTAAGGTATACTTTATCCTATATTCATTAATGTGATGTATAAGCATGAGGGAGTCAtgttgattctaaacttccaaagAAGGCAATTAATCTTACAAGAACACAATATTCATCTTtgtttcatacataagagatcAGTTAGCCTAATAGAAGGCGATAAAAGTACCTTatgtaaggcttcttggatcatcCTATGGTatgtaggtgaagtttgaatcaaattcaaAAGGGAGATATTATCTAGAGTAGCATGAAGCTACTCAAAAGGATCATGTTCCTTACCAAAATGTTGTGAAAGATGAGAGGATGGAGAAAAAATAGGTTAAAAAGTAGGAAGAAATTGTTATGAGTATTATATGTGCAGGCAATTGTAGGATAATGGGATTGTTGAAACACTTGTTGGTTTATCCTATTTCTTCAAGTGAGGTGTCTTATCAAGTTTAAAAAATAATTGGGAGGTAACCTAGTTGGACTATTACCACCTTTAACAATGATCACTTTCTTGTTTTGAGTACATCTAAATTTGAAAACTTTAggaaaaaattaaatctaaaattgaaaaccaaaaaatatgcaagtgtaagacatgtcaggttcaccaaaatgaaatggtTGGAAAATAGTCTCTTAGCCTAGGGACATAAACTAAGATCTTAATTTCCATATCACCATCAATCATTGGATGAAATAACCCACAAGATCCAACTTTATTCCTAGAGGAGAGTTGGATACTTTGTCCTATTGGATAATcttttaatttgatttgatttgatttgatgtgctGTAAATATGTAATGAGTAGAtaggaaatttaaaattttcaacatAAATggtaagataaataaataaaaaacctaCTCAAAAGTACACATTTAGAAATGAGATGTAGAGAGGAACCTATTGATGAAATGTGGATTTGAAATTATTGGACTAGCGAGTTGGGAAAATTAGTCTTGAAAGTGCTTTTGTTAGCTAAAGATTCTAAATTCTATATGAGAGGGCTCTCTAGATTTGTCTCTGTAAAACTTAAATGAAAAGTGTTAGAAACTAGATTTGGGTAAATTAATCATGAGGTTTCTACTTGCTTGAAATATAAAAATGTCCATCTCATTCTACTCTATGCAAATCTACCTCTCTGAGAACTACCATGTATGTAAACCACAAACATAGAAGAGAGAAAAGGGTTATGTTCTacaggggcttgcctaagtcaaaccccatgttggtgttcccacctccacaacaacaaTCATGATATCAAAGGATAACTTACCCCTAGTAGTGAAGAGTAAAAATGAtaaatgaaatgttgaattgacaagattataccttATAATTGATTAATGTGGTGATGTAATTCTCTTTAGATCAATCCTCCAAGTATTGATGCAATGAAATCACAAATCATAATAAAAGCCATCATGAAATCacatttgaagataatttgcaatgCTCCTTGTACTCAAACCTTCTCTTGATTGATTAGGACCCTTGAATTCAAATGATAGAATGAATTAGGATTTGTGAATGATAAATGATTaacttatatagggttctcaaaaTATTTCCTAATTTAGGCTAGCTTCCAATGATCAAATGAAATTATCAGGATCACATTACAAATGGTAGGAATCGACACTTGCACATGTTCAAACTTAGGTGCCTTTTAGAGGGACTAGGGCATTAGGTACCATAGTCCACTCAAAAAGGGACTAAAAAGGGCATTGGTAAGGTATGAGGGGCCAAGACATATGATATAGTATCAATCTTGACATATGACTTGGTCTCAAACTTGACATGTATGATAGAAATATAATAGCATGTAGCCCCCAAATAGACTTGAAATGACCTATAAGGTCACATAGTAATGAACTGACCCAAAAAGAGTGAAAGTATTTTGGGATACAATTTACAATAGTACACTAAGTATATATGAATAAATTCATAAGATGATTAAGGAAACAAATGGTTTCTTTGTGTTAAACTTAGAGCTATTCAATTTTTAAGTGAGGGAGGTTGGTGAGAGAGTGTGAATGGGGGTTTCTAGGGGAATGGAGAAGGAGAAGCAGATCTAGGTGAGGATGCAAAATACAataaagaggatgaggatgaggatgatggccATTATCAGTGTCTC
This window harbors:
- the LOC131047717 gene encoding early nodulin-75-like; amino-acid sequence: MALHHSLLLIVLFAFVSVCSSERPLPPFHHNGKPLPGAHPPTLPPPPHKPQPHHPSPFVPKPPPLHKPPFEKKPPMKGAQPPPLPKPQPHPASPFIPKPPPLHKAPFAKKPPMKDGHFSSPPNAHQSPPLPKVKPPLIPKPPPVHGKVLPRTINEHPTSFSHEKPHPPFDKPGSPIFNPHGQPHPPLKKSPPKPLVKPPPKHGH